In the Oryza glaberrima chromosome 6, OglaRS2, whole genome shotgun sequence genome, one interval contains:
- the LOC127776145 gene encoding uncharacterized protein LOC127776145, which produces MSLRRGGESGGGDSPHRWEEANSKTPRLQPGSAGGRSTAPSAEMSLRGWGESGGDDSPRLQGDSSSCKKTKSRTPSLQPGSASEHVAASSATAVETRLEFGKVDGEAHAPRSPALGKATTVVLCSSTKHALNRRAVAGGLDLDPKR; this is translated from the coding sequence ATGTCATTGAGGCGAGGGGGcgaatccggcggcggcgattctCCTCACCGGTGGGAGGAGGCCAACAGCAAAACTCCTCGGCTGCAGCCGGGCTCAGCCGGCGGGCGCAGCACGGCGCCCTCCGCTGAGATGTCGTTGAGGGGATGGGGCGAATCTGGCGGCGACGATTCGCCTCGGCTGCAGGGAGATTCCAGCTCGTGCAAAAAGACTAAAAGCCGGACACCATCGCTGCAGCCAGGCTCAGCCAGCGAGCATGTTGCGgcgtcctccgccaccgccgtggaGACACGCTTGGAGTTCGGCAAGGTTGACGGCGAGGCGCACGCACCCCGCTCCCCTGCACTTGGCAAGGCAACAACAGTTGTTCTGTGTTCATCAACCAAGCATGCGCTAAATCGCAGGGCAGTTGCTGGTGGTCTTGATTTGGATCCAAAAAGGTAA